A single genomic interval of Osmerus eperlanus chromosome 14, fOsmEpe2.1, whole genome shotgun sequence harbors:
- the usp20 gene encoding ubiquitin carboxyl-terminal hydrolase 20 isoform X1 — translation MEDQRDNCPHLDSIGEVTKEELLQKSKGTCQSCGAGGPNLWACLQSDCPYVGCGESFSDHSTLHAHAKKHNLTVNLTTFRIWCYMCEREVFLDQRPVAQASFTHHHRKTSEQDTVHHNVGHNLKAVPIAVAEEEGSESEEDELKPRGLTGMKNIGNSCYMNAALQALSNCPPLTQFFLDCSGLVRTDKKPALCKSYQKLISELWHKKRPSYVVPTTLSHGIKLVNPMFRGYAQQDTQEFLRCLMDQLHEELKEPLTEGGGVGGGMGLGEGGDVDEHRDGDRSPSEDEFLSCDSGSSSDRGEGGGLGDAEMLIQDEGVGPRPGVGGGGGPAGVISEKERLKERRVSGSPLHGGSQEMDEDADVDTAAEDRTSERGDKEEEEEEAGVTPPSPRTPAPSLEPTQAEIQGEGQSNSIPEPDNEASMSHAQSRPCSPVRAVQELHPKLSSSPPRSSPLRSAPPAYSFKKAQLLLGAKKKKQSRYRSVISDIFDGSILSLVQCLTCDRVSTTVETFQDLSLPIPGKEDLAKLHSSIHQNLPAKTGVCPDTYGSQGWISYIMDSIRRFVVSCIPSWFWGPMVTLEDCLAAFFAADELKAWLKTTVTRNECRGRVHAGRQTGDNMYSCERCKKLRNGVKYCKVLRLPEILCIHLKRFRHEVMYSFKINSHVSFPLEGLDLRPFLAKESPSQITTYDLLSVICHHGTAGSGHYIAYCQNVINGQWYEFDDQYVTEVHEMVVQNAEAYVLFYRKSNEDSVRERQKVVALANMKEPSLLQFYISREWLNKFNTFTEPGPIGNHTFLCQHGGIPPTKYHYIDDLVVILPQNVWEYLYNSFGGGPAVNHLYVCAICQVEIEALAKRRKVEIDTFIKLNKEFQAEEAPTVILCISMQWFREWESFVKGKDNEPPGPIDNSKIGVMKGGHIQLKQGADYGQISEETWLYLLGIYGGGPEIAVRQTVAPANTESLYGERKIEAETRAL, via the exons ATGGAAGATCAGAGGGACAACTGTCCTCATCTGGATTCCATAGGAGAGGTCACTAAGGAGGAACTTCTGCAAAAATCCAAG GGAACATGCCAGTCATGTGGAGCTGGAGGTCCCAACCTCTGGGCCTGTCtgcag AGTGACTGCCCATATGTTGGGTGTGGAGAGTCGTTTTCAGATCACAGCACATTACATGCACAC GCAAAGAAGCATAACCTCACTGTGAACCTGACCACATTCAGGATATGGTGTTACATGTGTGAGCGGGAAGTCTTTTTGGACCAGAGACCTGTGGCACAGGCGTCCTTCACCCACCACCACCGCAAAACCTCTGAGCAG GATACAGTGCATCACAATGTAGGACACAATTTGAAGGCAGTGCCTATCGcggtggcagaggaggaggggtccgAGTCAGAGGAGGATGAGCTCAAACCCAGAG GCTTGACGGGAATGAAGAATATCGGGAACTCTTGTTACATGAACGCAGCCCTTCAAGCCCTGTCCAACTG TCCTCCTCTTACTCAGTTCTTCCTGGACTGCAGTGGGCTGGTGAGGACAGATAAGAAGCCGGCTCTGTGTAAGAGCTATCAGAAGCTCATATCTGAACTCTGGCACAAGAAACG GCCCAGTTATGTTGTGCCCACGACTCTCTCCCATGGTATCAAACTGGTCAACCCCATGTTCCGAGGCTACGCCCAGCAG GACACCCAAGAATTCCTTCGCTGTCTGATGGACCAGCTGCACGAGGAGCTTAAGGAGCCTCTaactgagggtgggggggtgggaggggggatgggcttgggtgaggggggtgacgTGGACGAGCACCGGGATGGTGACCGCTCCCCCTCAGAGGACGAGTTCCTGTCCTGCGACTCAGGCTCCAGCAGCGACCGGGGAGAGGGCGGGGGTTTGGGGGACGCAGAGATGCTCATCCAGGACGAGGGTGTTGGACCAAggcctggggtggggggtggcggggggccAGCCGGGGTAATCTCGGAGAAGGAGAGgctaaaggagaggagggtgtccGGCTCACCACTCCATGGGGGGTCCCAGGAGATGGACGAGGACGCAGACGTTGACACAGCGGCAGAGGACAGGACTTCTGAAAGgggggacaaggaggaggaagaggaggaagcggGGGtgaccccccccagcccccggaCCCCGGCCCCAAGTCTGGAACCAACGCAGGCTGAGATACAAGGAGAAGGACAGAGTAACAGTATTCCAG AGCCAGACAATGAAGCATCAATGTCCCACGCCCAGTCTCGCCCCTGCAGCCCTGTTCGCGCCGTTCAGGAGCTCCACCCCAAACTTTCTTCCAGCCCCCCACGGTCCAGCCCCCTCCGCTCTGCCCCCCCAGCCTACTCCTTCAAGAAAG cTCAGCTCCTGCTGGGGGCTAAGAAGAAGAAGCAGTCTCGTTACCGCAGCGTCATCTCTGACATCTTTGACGGCTCCATCCTCAGTCTGGTCCAGTGTCTCACCTGTGACAGG GTATCTACAACAGTGGAGACCTTCCAGGacctctcccttcctatccCAGGAAAGGAGGATCTGGCAAagctccactcctccatccacCAGAACCTACCCGCCAAGACCGGCGTCTGTCCAGACACTTATGGCTCCCAGGGCTGGATCTCCTACATCATGGACTCCATacggag aTTTGTTGTTTCCTGCATCCCCAGCTGGTTCTGGGGTCCCATGGTAACTCTGGAAGACTGTCTCGCTGCCTTCTTTGCTGCTGATGAACTCAAAG CCTGGTTGAAAACCACAGTAACGCGCAATGAGTGCAGGGGCAGAGTGCacgcaggtagacagacag GGGACAACATGTACAGCTGTGAAAGATGTAAAAA GTTGAGAAATGGTGTTAAATATTGCAAAGTGCTTCGTCTACCAGAG ATTCTGTGCATTCACCTGAAGCGCTTTCGCCACGAGGTCATGTACTCCTTCAAAATCAACAGCCACGTCTCTTTCCCCTTGGAGGGCCTTGACCTCCGACCTTTCCTGGCCAAGGAGAGCCCCTCCCAGATCACCACCTATGACCTGCTGTCCGTTATCTGTCACCATGGAACTGCAGGAA GTGGCCACTACATAGCCTACTGTCAGAATGTGATTAACGGCCAGTGGTATGAGTTTGATGACCAGTACGTGACCGAGGTCCATGAGATGGTGGTGCAGAACGCTGAAGCATATGTCTTATTCTACAG GAAGAGCAATGAGGACTCTGTGCGAGAGCGTCAGAAAGTAGTGGCTCTGGCCAACATGAAGGAACCCAGCCTGTTACAGTTTTACATCTCCAGAGAATGGCTCAACAAGTTCAACACTTTCACAGAACCTGGCCCTATTGGCAACCACACCTTCCTCTGTCAGCACGGAG GGATTCCTCCTACTAAGTACCACTACATAGATGACCTGGTGGTGATCCTACCCCAGAACGTCTGGGAGTACCTCTACAACAG TTTTGGAGGAGGCCCAGCAGTGAACCACCTGTACGTGTGTGCCATCTGCCAGGTTGAGATTGAAGCCCTGGCCAAGCGCAGGAAGGTGGAGATTGACACCTTTATCAAG CTAAACAAGGAGTTCCAGGCAGAGGAAGCACCTACCGTCATCCTCTGCATCAGCATGCAGTGGTTCCGGGAGTGGGAGAGCTTTGTCAAGGGCAAAGACAATG AGCCTCCAGGGCCGATTGACAACAGTAAGATCGGTGTGATGAAAGGAGGACACATTCAACTCAAACAAG gGGCCGATTATGGCCAGATCTCAGAGGAGACCTGGCTGTACCTCCTGGGGATCTATGGTGGAGGGCCAGAGATAGCAGTGAGACAGACCGTGGCCCCGGCCAACACAGAGAGCTTGTATGGGGAAAGGAAGATTGAGGCTGAGACCAGGGCGCTATGA
- the usp20 gene encoding ubiquitin carboxyl-terminal hydrolase 20 isoform X3, which translates to MEDQRDNCPHLDSIGEVTKEELLQKSKGTCQSCGAGGPNLWACLQSDCPYVGCGESFSDHSTLHAHAKKHNLTVNLTTFRIWCYMCEREVFLDQRPVAQASFTHHHRKTSEQDTVHHNVGHNLKAVPIAVAEEEGSESEEDELKPRGLTGMKNIGNSCYMNAALQALSNCPPLTQFFLDCSGLVRTDKKPALCKSYQKLISELWHKKRPSYVVPTTLSHGIKLVNPMFRGYAQQDTQEFLRCLMDQLHEELKEPLTEGGGVGGGMGLGEGGDVDEHRDGDRSPSEDEFLSCDSGSSSDRGEGGGLGDAEMLIQDEGVGPRPGVGGGGGPAGVISEKERLKERRVSGSPLHGGSQEMDEDADVDTAAEDRTSERGDKEEEEEEAGVTPPSPRTPAPSLEPTQAEIQGEGQSNSIPEPDNEASMSHAQSRPCSPVRAVQELHPKLSSSPPRSSPLRSAPPAYSFKKAQLLLGAKKKKQSRYRSVISDIFDGSILSLVQCLTCDRVSTTVETFQDLSLPIPGKEDLAKLHSSIHQNLPAKTGVCPDTYGSQGWISYIMDSIRRFVVSCIPSWFWGPMVTLEDCLAAFFAADELKGDNMYSCERCKKLRNGVKYCKVLRLPEILCIHLKRFRHEVMYSFKINSHVSFPLEGLDLRPFLAKESPSQITTYDLLSVICHHGTAGSGHYIAYCQNVINGQWYEFDDQYVTEVHEMVVQNAEAYVLFYRKSNEDSVRERQKVVALANMKEPSLLQFYISREWLNKFNTFTEPGPIGNHTFLCQHGGIPPTKYHYIDDLVVILPQNVWEYLYNSFGGGPAVNHLYVCAICQVEIEALAKRRKVEIDTFIKLNKEFQAEEAPTVILCISMQWFREWESFVKGKDNEPPGPIDNSKIGVMKGGHIQLKQGADYGQISEETWLYLLGIYGGGPEIAVRQTVAPANTESLYGERKIEAETRAL; encoded by the exons ATGGAAGATCAGAGGGACAACTGTCCTCATCTGGATTCCATAGGAGAGGTCACTAAGGAGGAACTTCTGCAAAAATCCAAG GGAACATGCCAGTCATGTGGAGCTGGAGGTCCCAACCTCTGGGCCTGTCtgcag AGTGACTGCCCATATGTTGGGTGTGGAGAGTCGTTTTCAGATCACAGCACATTACATGCACAC GCAAAGAAGCATAACCTCACTGTGAACCTGACCACATTCAGGATATGGTGTTACATGTGTGAGCGGGAAGTCTTTTTGGACCAGAGACCTGTGGCACAGGCGTCCTTCACCCACCACCACCGCAAAACCTCTGAGCAG GATACAGTGCATCACAATGTAGGACACAATTTGAAGGCAGTGCCTATCGcggtggcagaggaggaggggtccgAGTCAGAGGAGGATGAGCTCAAACCCAGAG GCTTGACGGGAATGAAGAATATCGGGAACTCTTGTTACATGAACGCAGCCCTTCAAGCCCTGTCCAACTG TCCTCCTCTTACTCAGTTCTTCCTGGACTGCAGTGGGCTGGTGAGGACAGATAAGAAGCCGGCTCTGTGTAAGAGCTATCAGAAGCTCATATCTGAACTCTGGCACAAGAAACG GCCCAGTTATGTTGTGCCCACGACTCTCTCCCATGGTATCAAACTGGTCAACCCCATGTTCCGAGGCTACGCCCAGCAG GACACCCAAGAATTCCTTCGCTGTCTGATGGACCAGCTGCACGAGGAGCTTAAGGAGCCTCTaactgagggtgggggggtgggaggggggatgggcttgggtgaggggggtgacgTGGACGAGCACCGGGATGGTGACCGCTCCCCCTCAGAGGACGAGTTCCTGTCCTGCGACTCAGGCTCCAGCAGCGACCGGGGAGAGGGCGGGGGTTTGGGGGACGCAGAGATGCTCATCCAGGACGAGGGTGTTGGACCAAggcctggggtggggggtggcggggggccAGCCGGGGTAATCTCGGAGAAGGAGAGgctaaaggagaggagggtgtccGGCTCACCACTCCATGGGGGGTCCCAGGAGATGGACGAGGACGCAGACGTTGACACAGCGGCAGAGGACAGGACTTCTGAAAGgggggacaaggaggaggaagaggaggaagcggGGGtgaccccccccagcccccggaCCCCGGCCCCAAGTCTGGAACCAACGCAGGCTGAGATACAAGGAGAAGGACAGAGTAACAGTATTCCAG AGCCAGACAATGAAGCATCAATGTCCCACGCCCAGTCTCGCCCCTGCAGCCCTGTTCGCGCCGTTCAGGAGCTCCACCCCAAACTTTCTTCCAGCCCCCCACGGTCCAGCCCCCTCCGCTCTGCCCCCCCAGCCTACTCCTTCAAGAAAG cTCAGCTCCTGCTGGGGGCTAAGAAGAAGAAGCAGTCTCGTTACCGCAGCGTCATCTCTGACATCTTTGACGGCTCCATCCTCAGTCTGGTCCAGTGTCTCACCTGTGACAGG GTATCTACAACAGTGGAGACCTTCCAGGacctctcccttcctatccCAGGAAAGGAGGATCTGGCAAagctccactcctccatccacCAGAACCTACCCGCCAAGACCGGCGTCTGTCCAGACACTTATGGCTCCCAGGGCTGGATCTCCTACATCATGGACTCCATacggag aTTTGTTGTTTCCTGCATCCCCAGCTGGTTCTGGGGTCCCATGGTAACTCTGGAAGACTGTCTCGCTGCCTTCTTTGCTGCTGATGAACTCAAAG GGGACAACATGTACAGCTGTGAAAGATGTAAAAA GTTGAGAAATGGTGTTAAATATTGCAAAGTGCTTCGTCTACCAGAG ATTCTGTGCATTCACCTGAAGCGCTTTCGCCACGAGGTCATGTACTCCTTCAAAATCAACAGCCACGTCTCTTTCCCCTTGGAGGGCCTTGACCTCCGACCTTTCCTGGCCAAGGAGAGCCCCTCCCAGATCACCACCTATGACCTGCTGTCCGTTATCTGTCACCATGGAACTGCAGGAA GTGGCCACTACATAGCCTACTGTCAGAATGTGATTAACGGCCAGTGGTATGAGTTTGATGACCAGTACGTGACCGAGGTCCATGAGATGGTGGTGCAGAACGCTGAAGCATATGTCTTATTCTACAG GAAGAGCAATGAGGACTCTGTGCGAGAGCGTCAGAAAGTAGTGGCTCTGGCCAACATGAAGGAACCCAGCCTGTTACAGTTTTACATCTCCAGAGAATGGCTCAACAAGTTCAACACTTTCACAGAACCTGGCCCTATTGGCAACCACACCTTCCTCTGTCAGCACGGAG GGATTCCTCCTACTAAGTACCACTACATAGATGACCTGGTGGTGATCCTACCCCAGAACGTCTGGGAGTACCTCTACAACAG TTTTGGAGGAGGCCCAGCAGTGAACCACCTGTACGTGTGTGCCATCTGCCAGGTTGAGATTGAAGCCCTGGCCAAGCGCAGGAAGGTGGAGATTGACACCTTTATCAAG CTAAACAAGGAGTTCCAGGCAGAGGAAGCACCTACCGTCATCCTCTGCATCAGCATGCAGTGGTTCCGGGAGTGGGAGAGCTTTGTCAAGGGCAAAGACAATG AGCCTCCAGGGCCGATTGACAACAGTAAGATCGGTGTGATGAAAGGAGGACACATTCAACTCAAACAAG gGGCCGATTATGGCCAGATCTCAGAGGAGACCTGGCTGTACCTCCTGGGGATCTATGGTGGAGGGCCAGAGATAGCAGTGAGACAGACCGTGGCCCCGGCCAACACAGAGAGCTTGTATGGGGAAAGGAAGATTGAGGCTGAGACCAGGGCGCTATGA
- the usp20 gene encoding ubiquitin carboxyl-terminal hydrolase 20 isoform X2, translated as MEDQRDNCPHLDSIGEVTKEELLQKSKGTCQSCGAGGPNLWACLQSDCPYVGCGESFSDHSTLHAHAKKHNLTVNLTTFRIWCYMCEREVFLDQRPVAQASFTHHHRKTSEQDTVHHNVGHNLKAVPIAVAEEEGSESEEDELKPRGLTGMKNIGNSCYMNAALQALSNCPPLTQFFLDCSGLVRTDKKPALCKSYQKLISELWHKKRPSYVVPTTLSHGIKLVNPMFRGYAQQVGGTSQQDTQEFLRCLMDQLHEELKEPLTEGGGVGGGMGLGEGGDVDEHRDGDRSPSEDEFLSCDSGSSSDRGEGGGLGDAEMLIQDEGVGPRPGVGGGGGPAGVISEKERLKERRVSGSPLHGGSQEMDEDADVDTAAEDRTSERGDKEEEEEEAGVTPPSPRTPAPSLEPTQAEIQGEGQSNSIPEPDNEASMSHAQSRPCSPVRAVQELHPKLSSSPPRSSPLRSAPPAYSFKKAQLLLGAKKKKQSRYRSVISDIFDGSILSLVQCLTCDRVSTTVETFQDLSLPIPGKEDLAKLHSSIHQNLPAKTGVCPDTYGSQGWISYIMDSIRRFVVSCIPSWFWGPMVTLEDCLAAFFAADELKGDNMYSCERCKKLRNGVKYCKVLRLPEILCIHLKRFRHEVMYSFKINSHVSFPLEGLDLRPFLAKESPSQITTYDLLSVICHHGTAGSGHYIAYCQNVINGQWYEFDDQYVTEVHEMVVQNAEAYVLFYRKSNEDSVRERQKVVALANMKEPSLLQFYISREWLNKFNTFTEPGPIGNHTFLCQHGGIPPTKYHYIDDLVVILPQNVWEYLYNSFGGGPAVNHLYVCAICQVEIEALAKRRKVEIDTFIKLNKEFQAEEAPTVILCISMQWFREWESFVKGKDNEPPGPIDNSKIGVMKGGHIQLKQGADYGQISEETWLYLLGIYGGGPEIAVRQTVAPANTESLYGERKIEAETRAL; from the exons ATGGAAGATCAGAGGGACAACTGTCCTCATCTGGATTCCATAGGAGAGGTCACTAAGGAGGAACTTCTGCAAAAATCCAAG GGAACATGCCAGTCATGTGGAGCTGGAGGTCCCAACCTCTGGGCCTGTCtgcag AGTGACTGCCCATATGTTGGGTGTGGAGAGTCGTTTTCAGATCACAGCACATTACATGCACAC GCAAAGAAGCATAACCTCACTGTGAACCTGACCACATTCAGGATATGGTGTTACATGTGTGAGCGGGAAGTCTTTTTGGACCAGAGACCTGTGGCACAGGCGTCCTTCACCCACCACCACCGCAAAACCTCTGAGCAG GATACAGTGCATCACAATGTAGGACACAATTTGAAGGCAGTGCCTATCGcggtggcagaggaggaggggtccgAGTCAGAGGAGGATGAGCTCAAACCCAGAG GCTTGACGGGAATGAAGAATATCGGGAACTCTTGTTACATGAACGCAGCCCTTCAAGCCCTGTCCAACTG TCCTCCTCTTACTCAGTTCTTCCTGGACTGCAGTGGGCTGGTGAGGACAGATAAGAAGCCGGCTCTGTGTAAGAGCTATCAGAAGCTCATATCTGAACTCTGGCACAAGAAACG GCCCAGTTATGTTGTGCCCACGACTCTCTCCCATGGTATCAAACTGGTCAACCCCATGTTCCGAGGCTACGCCCAGCAGGTAGGGGGAACATCCCAGCAG GACACCCAAGAATTCCTTCGCTGTCTGATGGACCAGCTGCACGAGGAGCTTAAGGAGCCTCTaactgagggtgggggggtgggaggggggatgggcttgggtgaggggggtgacgTGGACGAGCACCGGGATGGTGACCGCTCCCCCTCAGAGGACGAGTTCCTGTCCTGCGACTCAGGCTCCAGCAGCGACCGGGGAGAGGGCGGGGGTTTGGGGGACGCAGAGATGCTCATCCAGGACGAGGGTGTTGGACCAAggcctggggtggggggtggcggggggccAGCCGGGGTAATCTCGGAGAAGGAGAGgctaaaggagaggagggtgtccGGCTCACCACTCCATGGGGGGTCCCAGGAGATGGACGAGGACGCAGACGTTGACACAGCGGCAGAGGACAGGACTTCTGAAAGgggggacaaggaggaggaagaggaggaagcggGGGtgaccccccccagcccccggaCCCCGGCCCCAAGTCTGGAACCAACGCAGGCTGAGATACAAGGAGAAGGACAGAGTAACAGTATTCCAG AGCCAGACAATGAAGCATCAATGTCCCACGCCCAGTCTCGCCCCTGCAGCCCTGTTCGCGCCGTTCAGGAGCTCCACCCCAAACTTTCTTCCAGCCCCCCACGGTCCAGCCCCCTCCGCTCTGCCCCCCCAGCCTACTCCTTCAAGAAAG cTCAGCTCCTGCTGGGGGCTAAGAAGAAGAAGCAGTCTCGTTACCGCAGCGTCATCTCTGACATCTTTGACGGCTCCATCCTCAGTCTGGTCCAGTGTCTCACCTGTGACAGG GTATCTACAACAGTGGAGACCTTCCAGGacctctcccttcctatccCAGGAAAGGAGGATCTGGCAAagctccactcctccatccacCAGAACCTACCCGCCAAGACCGGCGTCTGTCCAGACACTTATGGCTCCCAGGGCTGGATCTCCTACATCATGGACTCCATacggag aTTTGTTGTTTCCTGCATCCCCAGCTGGTTCTGGGGTCCCATGGTAACTCTGGAAGACTGTCTCGCTGCCTTCTTTGCTGCTGATGAACTCAAAG GGGACAACATGTACAGCTGTGAAAGATGTAAAAA GTTGAGAAATGGTGTTAAATATTGCAAAGTGCTTCGTCTACCAGAG ATTCTGTGCATTCACCTGAAGCGCTTTCGCCACGAGGTCATGTACTCCTTCAAAATCAACAGCCACGTCTCTTTCCCCTTGGAGGGCCTTGACCTCCGACCTTTCCTGGCCAAGGAGAGCCCCTCCCAGATCACCACCTATGACCTGCTGTCCGTTATCTGTCACCATGGAACTGCAGGAA GTGGCCACTACATAGCCTACTGTCAGAATGTGATTAACGGCCAGTGGTATGAGTTTGATGACCAGTACGTGACCGAGGTCCATGAGATGGTGGTGCAGAACGCTGAAGCATATGTCTTATTCTACAG GAAGAGCAATGAGGACTCTGTGCGAGAGCGTCAGAAAGTAGTGGCTCTGGCCAACATGAAGGAACCCAGCCTGTTACAGTTTTACATCTCCAGAGAATGGCTCAACAAGTTCAACACTTTCACAGAACCTGGCCCTATTGGCAACCACACCTTCCTCTGTCAGCACGGAG GGATTCCTCCTACTAAGTACCACTACATAGATGACCTGGTGGTGATCCTACCCCAGAACGTCTGGGAGTACCTCTACAACAG TTTTGGAGGAGGCCCAGCAGTGAACCACCTGTACGTGTGTGCCATCTGCCAGGTTGAGATTGAAGCCCTGGCCAAGCGCAGGAAGGTGGAGATTGACACCTTTATCAAG CTAAACAAGGAGTTCCAGGCAGAGGAAGCACCTACCGTCATCCTCTGCATCAGCATGCAGTGGTTCCGGGAGTGGGAGAGCTTTGTCAAGGGCAAAGACAATG AGCCTCCAGGGCCGATTGACAACAGTAAGATCGGTGTGATGAAAGGAGGACACATTCAACTCAAACAAG gGGCCGATTATGGCCAGATCTCAGAGGAGACCTGGCTGTACCTCCTGGGGATCTATGGTGGAGGGCCAGAGATAGCAGTGAGACAGACCGTGGCCCCGGCCAACACAGAGAGCTTGTATGGGGAAAGGAAGATTGAGGCTGAGACCAGGGCGCTATGA
- the ptges gene encoding prostaglandin E synthase: MLLNTVFSCFVFYSVLLVLKMYIIAIITGQMRLRKKAFANPEDSLRHGGLDHFRKDPDVERCRRAHRNDMENILPFLFLGAVYSLISPSLSVARCHFLVFFVSRLVHSMAYLCALPAPTRSLAYVVAQVPCVSMAVQVLMVVASYA, from the exons ATGTTGCTGAACACTGTGTTCTCATGCTTCGTCTTTTACAGTGTTCTCCTTGTATTGAAGATGTACATCATTGCCATCATAACTGGACAAATGAGGCTGCGCAAAAAG GCATTCGCGAACCCGGAGGACTCACTGAGGCACGGAGGCTTAGATCATTTCAGAAAGGACCCTGACGTAGAGCGGTGCAGAAG GGCTCACCGTAACGACATGGAGAACATCCTCCCTTTCCTGTTCCTGGGTGCTGTCTACTCTCTAATTAGCCCATCTCTGTCTGTGGCGCGCTGTCACTTCCTAGTTTTCTTTGTAAGTCGTCTTGTTCACAGTATGGCATACCTGTGCGCCCTGCCAGCGCCCACACGTTCCCTGGCCTATGTTGTTGCCCAGGTGCCTTGCGTGTCAATGGCAGTGCAGGTCCTCATGGTGGTGGCCTCATACGCATGA